From one Microcoleus sp. FACHB-831 genomic stretch:
- a CDS encoding DUF4327 family protein, giving the protein MNLETLASVSSVQYSIDVLQEEARQLIEQGIVSRQQPIYVLCQYIPAREWVCVECELERCDFLLRDRIGDLVGQEAWQND; this is encoded by the coding sequence ATGAATCTTGAAACATTGGCAAGCGTCTCATCTGTGCAATACTCCATCGACGTACTTCAAGAGGAAGCACGCCAGCTCATAGAGCAAGGGATTGTTAGTCGTCAGCAACCCATCTATGTGCTATGCCAATACATTCCCGCCCGCGAGTGGGTATGTGTTGAATGCGAGTTAGAAAGATGTGACTTTTTGCTCCGCGATCGCATTGGCGATTTGGTCGGGCAAGAAGCATGGCAAAATGATTAA
- a CDS encoding glycoside hydrolase family 3 N-terminal domain-containing protein produces MNDTPMLPDLDALSLEQLVAQMFVVRSSGFLFDHQIKYPDWEPPAEQLQHWVEDLGVGGVILLGGSAGEVALKTQQLQSWAKIPLLIAADIEEGVGQRFSGATWFPPPMAVAAVARRDPALAIRYAEEMGASTALEALAIGINWVLAPVVDVNNNPDNPVINVRAFGEEPSEVSALATAFIRGAHRHAVLTTAKHFPGHGDTATDSHLDLPVLPHSAFRLADVELPPFQAAIASGADAVMSAHLLIPSWDTEFPATLSKRILTTLLREEMAFEGLIVTDALVMGAIANRYGANEAPLLALEAGADILLMPTDPPAAIQAICEAVKNGRITVERIRASVERIWKAKLKVCSSSRSPEHITSSLAKPAAMTTAANILQHAQIVCGSVPLPARSGNLRNLIVLDNALGCDFLTQHTPAVALPRSLGYELQLLDRHTTLLSDWVFYHKSALPVQPTILQLFIRGNPFRGSAGLTPVAQALFKRLLENSNLLALAIYGSPYIRGQFVAQLPPEIPCVFSYGQTPQAQAIALKVLFGSSTISP; encoded by the coding sequence ATGAATGACACCCCCATGCTGCCCGATTTAGACGCCCTTTCCCTCGAACAACTTGTTGCTCAAATGTTCGTGGTGCGCTCGTCTGGCTTCCTGTTCGACCACCAAATCAAGTATCCTGACTGGGAACCCCCAGCCGAACAGCTACAGCACTGGGTAGAAGATTTGGGTGTGGGTGGCGTTATTTTACTTGGAGGCAGTGCGGGTGAAGTAGCGCTGAAAACGCAACAACTCCAAAGCTGGGCAAAAATTCCTCTACTCATAGCCGCTGATATTGAAGAAGGTGTCGGGCAGCGCTTTAGCGGTGCAACTTGGTTTCCGCCGCCGATGGCAGTTGCCGCAGTTGCCCGCAGAGATCCTGCTCTTGCCATCCGCTACGCCGAAGAAATGGGCGCCAGCACCGCCCTCGAAGCTTTAGCGATTGGCATTAACTGGGTGCTTGCTCCTGTTGTGGATGTTAATAACAATCCCGATAACCCAGTGATCAACGTGCGGGCGTTTGGCGAAGAGCCATCTGAGGTCTCTGCGTTGGCTACTGCTTTCATTCGGGGGGCGCACCGCCATGCAGTTTTAACAACTGCCAAGCACTTTCCCGGACACGGCGACACGGCTACTGATTCCCATCTAGATTTGCCCGTGTTGCCGCATTCAGCTTTCAGGTTGGCTGATGTTGAACTCCCGCCGTTTCAAGCTGCGATCGCATCTGGTGCAGACGCGGTGATGAGCGCCCACCTGCTCATTCCCAGTTGGGATACTGAATTCCCCGCAACTTTATCCAAGCGGATTTTAACTACTCTGCTGCGGGAGGAGATGGCATTTGAAGGCTTGATTGTTACTGATGCCTTAGTTATGGGCGCGATCGCCAACCGCTATGGCGCAAACGAAGCCCCACTCTTAGCCCTAGAAGCTGGCGCTGATATTTTACTCATGCCAACAGATCCCCCCGCTGCTATTCAAGCCATCTGCGAGGCTGTGAAAAATGGGCGCATTACTGTCGAGAGAATTCGCGCTTCTGTCGAGCGCATTTGGAAAGCCAAACTCAAAGTCTGCTCTTCCTCTCGCTCTCCCGAACATATTACGTCTTCTTTGGCTAAACCCGCTGCAATGACAACCGCGGCCAATATTTTGCAACACGCCCAGATTGTTTGCGGTTCCGTCCCACTACCTGCCCGCAGCGGCAATTTACGCAATTTAATTGTTTTAGATAACGCCTTGGGCTGCGACTTCCTCACTCAACATACCCCTGCTGTGGCTCTACCGAGATCTTTGGGTTATGAACTCCAACTGCTCGACCGCCACACTACTTTACTTTCTGACTGGGTGTTTTATCATAAATCTGCCTTACCCGTACAGCCGACAATATTACAACTGTTCATTCGCGGCAACCCCTTCCGAGGCAGTGCTGGACTCACGCCTGTCGCGCAGGCTTTGTTTAAAAGATTGTTAGAGAACTCCAATCTACTCGCGCTGGCGATCTATGGTAGTCCTTACATTCGAGGGCAGTTTGTAGCGCAATTACCGCCGGAGATACCTTGCGTCTTTTCCTACGGTCAGACCCCACAGGCTCAGGCGATCGCGCTTAAAGTTTTGTTTGGTTCCTCAACAATTAGCCCTTAA